A genomic stretch from Lysobacter ciconiae includes:
- the ftsL gene encoding cell division protein FtsL, with amino-acid sequence MLRLLLTVLVVANLVTALGVVHARHRHRVLFVELNQLDKARDELDIDFGRLQLEQATWSESNRIDQVARDRLGMKFPESEETVVIRP; translated from the coding sequence ATCCTGCGCCTGCTGCTGACGGTGCTGGTGGTGGCCAACCTGGTCACCGCGCTGGGTGTGGTGCATGCGCGCCATCGCCACCGCGTGCTGTTTGTCGAGCTCAACCAACTGGACAAGGCGCGCGATGAGCTGGACATCGATTTTGGCCGGCTGCAGCTGGAGCAGGCCACCTGGTCGGAGAGCAACCGCATCGACCAGGTCGCGCGCGATCGCCTCGGGATGAAGTTTCCCGAAAGCGAGGAAACCGTGGTGATCCGGCCATGA
- the mraZ gene encoding division/cell wall cluster transcriptional repressor MraZ, with the protein MFQGETAITIDEKGRMAVPTAFRDDVARDCGNRLVITYNPFEVGSLYLYPVEAWERVRDQVNKLPKAKRVNRAMQLKLVGAAAFVELDGNGRLTIPASHRAAVGIERKAVLLGMGEKFELWSEQAHHAQIRQTVSDDDLSEDLLDLQL; encoded by the coding sequence ATGTTCCAGGGCGAGACCGCCATCACGATCGACGAGAAGGGCCGGATGGCGGTGCCCACCGCCTTCCGCGACGACGTCGCGCGTGACTGTGGCAACCGCCTGGTGATCACCTACAACCCGTTCGAGGTTGGCTCCCTGTACCTGTATCCGGTCGAGGCGTGGGAGCGCGTGCGCGACCAGGTCAACAAGCTGCCCAAGGCCAAGCGCGTGAACCGGGCCATGCAGCTCAAGCTGGTGGGCGCCGCGGCGTTCGTCGAGCTGGACGGCAACGGCCGCCTGACGATTCCCGCCAGCCACCGCGCTGCGGTGGGGATCGAGCGCAAGGCCGTGCTGCTGGGCATGGGCGAGAAATTCGAACTCTGGAGCGAGCAGGCTCACCACGCACAGATCCGTCAGACGGTGTCCGACGATGATCTGAGCGAGGACCTTCTCGACCTGCAGCTATGA
- a CDS encoding UDP-N-acetylmuramoyl-L-alanyl-D-glutamate--2,6-diaminopimelate ligase, producing MSGMPKLRVPQANLRRMPLAELLPDVAGIPAGLEISGLVQDSREIRAGDAFVAIGGFGTHGLKFVEQARAANAAVILYEPPASADTPAPADAIAVPGLRSRMGAMADRFHDRPSAAMRMVGVTGTNGKTSTVQLLAQAWQLLGVRAASIGTLGVGFDGALVPTGFTTPLVLNVHELLAGLRDGGAEAVAMEVSSHALDQGRVDGVHFDVGVFTNLSRDHLDYHGDMDTYAAAKARLLAWPGLQAAVVNLDDAHGRAMHAALPASVNAIGVSSRGNASAAIQADDVQLDSTGATFQLVFHAQHGAQRYPVRSALLGRFNVDNLLAVAGALLGLGVAPQDIAATLSQLRPIHGRMNRLGGTHGKPLVVVDFAHTPDALEQALASLRDHATGRLWCVFGCGGERDRGKRPQMAAIAEAGADAVVVTDDNPRHEDGDAIVADILAGFTEPADVVVLRDRAAAIAHAVGRAGADDIVLIAGKGHEPDQDIAGLKHPFDDTQVARAALERRA from the coding sequence ATGAGCGGCATGCCGAAGCTGCGCGTTCCGCAGGCGAATCTGCGCCGGATGCCACTGGCTGAACTGCTGCCGGACGTGGCCGGGATTCCGGCCGGGCTGGAGATTTCCGGGCTGGTCCAGGACAGCCGCGAGATCCGCGCCGGCGACGCCTTCGTGGCGATCGGCGGATTCGGCACCCACGGCCTGAAATTCGTTGAGCAGGCGCGCGCTGCGAACGCGGCGGTCATCCTGTACGAACCACCCGCCAGCGCCGACACGCCGGCGCCGGCGGATGCGATCGCGGTGCCCGGCTTGCGCTCGCGCATGGGCGCGATGGCCGACCGCTTCCACGACCGGCCCAGCGCCGCGATGCGGATGGTCGGTGTTACCGGCACCAACGGCAAAACCTCCACGGTCCAGTTGCTGGCCCAGGCCTGGCAGTTGCTGGGTGTGCGCGCCGCCAGCATTGGCACCTTGGGCGTGGGCTTCGACGGTGCGCTGGTGCCGACCGGGTTCACCACGCCGCTGGTGCTCAACGTGCACGAGCTGCTGGCCGGCCTGCGCGACGGCGGCGCCGAAGCGGTCGCAATGGAGGTCAGCTCGCACGCCCTGGACCAGGGCCGTGTCGATGGCGTCCATTTCGATGTGGGCGTGTTCACCAACCTCAGCCGCGACCACCTCGACTACCACGGCGACATGGACACCTACGCGGCGGCCAAGGCGCGCCTGCTGGCCTGGCCGGGACTGCAGGCGGCGGTGGTCAATCTGGACGATGCGCACGGACGGGCGATGCACGCGGCGCTTCCCGCCAGCGTCAACGCGATCGGCGTGAGTTCGCGCGGCAATGCGTCGGCGGCGATCCAGGCCGATGACGTACAGCTCGACAGCACCGGCGCCACGTTCCAGCTCGTGTTCCACGCGCAGCACGGAGCGCAGCGCTACCCGGTGCGCTCGGCGCTGCTGGGTCGCTTCAACGTCGACAACCTGCTGGCCGTCGCCGGCGCGCTCCTCGGGCTGGGGGTCGCGCCGCAGGACATCGCCGCCACGCTCAGCCAACTGCGCCCGATCCACGGCCGCATGAACCGGCTGGGCGGCACGCATGGCAAGCCGCTGGTGGTGGTCGACTTCGCCCATACGCCCGATGCGCTGGAGCAGGCGCTCGCGTCCCTGCGCGACCACGCCACCGGCCGTCTGTGGTGCGTGTTTGGTTGCGGCGGCGAGCGCGACCGCGGCAAGCGCCCGCAGATGGCGGCGATCGCCGAGGCCGGCGCCGACGCAGTCGTGGTCACCGATGACAACCCCCGCCACGAGGACGGCGACGCGATCGTGGCCGACATCCTCGCCGGGTTTACCGAGCCTGCGGACGTGGTCGTGCTGCGCGACCGGGCCGCCGCGATTGCCCATGCGGTGGGCCGGGCCGGCGCGGACGACATCGTGCTGATCGCCGGCAAGGGCCACGAGCCCGACCAGGACATCGCCGGCCTCAAACACCCCTTTGATGACACGCAGGTCGCCCGCGCGGCACTGGAGCGCCGGGCATGA
- the rsmH gene encoding 16S rRNA (cytosine(1402)-N(4))-methyltransferase RsmH: MTAGGVERAAPSGHLPVMYRQSLDGLQVNGKGTYLDGTFGRGGHARGVLDLLGPDGRLLLMDKDPDAIAVAERDFGGDPRVSIFRGSFAAMGSWDAANAGLDGVFLDLGVSSPQLDVAERGFSFGKDGPLDMRMDPDSGQSAAQWLASADDQEIADVLWTYGEERQSRRIARAIVARRAEEPLVRTAQLAELIAAAMPRGKPGSDKSRIHPATRSFQAIRIFINRELADLEAGLDAALDCLKVGGRLVVISFHSLEDRIVKQFINRHAKAPPSNRRLPVEIAFTPRLATIGGAQKADYAETSVNPRSRSAVLRVAEKLAAPEAA, encoded by the coding sequence ATGACGGCCGGTGGCGTGGAGCGAGCAGCGCCCTCCGGCCACCTCCCCGTGATGTACCGGCAGTCCCTGGACGGTTTGCAGGTCAACGGGAAGGGCACGTATCTGGACGGCACCTTCGGTCGCGGCGGGCATGCGCGCGGCGTGCTCGACCTGCTCGGGCCCGACGGCCGCCTGCTGCTGATGGACAAGGATCCCGACGCGATCGCGGTGGCCGAGCGCGACTTTGGCGGCGACCCGCGGGTGTCGATCTTCCGCGGCAGCTTCGCGGCGATGGGCAGCTGGGACGCGGCCAACGCCGGTCTGGATGGCGTGTTCCTTGACCTTGGCGTGTCCTCGCCGCAGCTGGATGTCGCCGAGCGCGGTTTCAGTTTCGGCAAGGACGGTCCGCTGGACATGCGCATGGACCCCGACAGCGGGCAGAGCGCCGCGCAGTGGCTGGCCAGCGCCGATGACCAGGAAATCGCCGATGTGCTGTGGACCTACGGCGAGGAGCGCCAGTCCCGGCGCATCGCCCGCGCCATCGTCGCCCGTCGCGCCGAGGAGCCGCTGGTCCGCACCGCGCAACTGGCCGAGCTGATCGCCGCGGCGATGCCGCGCGGCAAGCCCGGCTCCGACAAGAGCCGGATCCACCCGGCCACCCGCAGTTTCCAAGCCATCCGCATCTTCATCAACCGCGAGCTGGCCGACCTGGAGGCGGGTCTGGATGCCGCGCTGGACTGCCTGAAGGTCGGCGGCCGGCTGGTGGTGATCAGCTTCCATTCGCTGGAAGACCGCATCGTCAAGCAGTTCATCAACCGCCATGCCAAGGCGCCGCCGTCCAACCGCCGGCTGCCGGTGGAGATCGCCTTCACTCCGCGGCTGGCCACCATCGGCGGCGCGCAGAAGGCCGATTACGCCGAGACGTCGGTGAACCCGCGCTCGCGCTCGGCGGTGCTGCGGGTCGCCGAGAAGCTCGCCGCGCCGGAGGCCGCATGA
- the rsmI gene encoding 16S rRNA (cytidine(1402)-2'-O)-methyltransferase yields the protein MDKPGTLHIVATPIGNLGDISARALEVLGSVDAICAEDTRHTRQLLSHFAMERPLLALHQHNEEAQADQLVARLQAGESLALVSDAGTPLVSDPGFRLVRAARAAGIRVSPVPGACAAIAALSVAGIASDRFAFEGFLPAKAGARRERLARLAAEPRTLVFYESAHRIEESLGDMAAAFGPDRRAVLARELTKLFETVLDGGLAELLARVQADPNQRKGEFVLVVEGVVDEAESQLIEGRRLYGKLSAHLPPSAAAKLAAELSGAPRKALYGGDS from the coding sequence ATGGACAAGCCCGGCACCCTGCACATCGTCGCCACCCCCATCGGCAACCTGGGCGACATTTCCGCCCGCGCGCTGGAGGTACTGGGCAGTGTCGATGCGATCTGCGCCGAGGACACCCGCCACACCCGCCAGCTGCTGTCCCACTTCGCCATGGAGCGGCCACTGCTGGCCCTGCACCAGCACAACGAGGAGGCCCAGGCCGACCAGCTTGTCGCCCGCCTGCAGGCCGGTGAATCGCTGGCACTCGTGTCGGACGCCGGAACGCCACTGGTCAGCGACCCGGGATTCCGGCTGGTGCGCGCTGCCCGCGCCGCCGGCATCCGCGTCTCGCCCGTCCCCGGCGCGTGTGCTGCGATCGCTGCGCTCAGCGTGGCCGGCATCGCCTCGGACCGCTTCGCCTTCGAAGGCTTCCTGCCCGCCAAGGCCGGTGCGCGCCGCGAACGCCTGGCCCGCCTCGCCGCCGAGCCCCGTACCCTGGTGTTCTACGAGTCAGCCCACCGCATCGAAGAGTCGCTTGGCGACATGGCCGCGGCATTCGGCCCCGATCGCCGTGCCGTGCTGGCGCGCGAACTGACCAAGCTGTTCGAGACCGTCCTCGATGGCGGCCTGGCTGAACTGCTCGCCCGTGTGCAGGCCGACCCCAACCAGCGCAAGGGCGAGTTTGTTCTGGTGGTCGAAGGGGTCGTCGATGAGGCCGAGTCGCAGCTGATCGAAGGTCGCCGTCTGTACGGCAAGCTTTCTGCGCACCTGCCGCCATCCGCCGCTGCCAAGCTCGCCGCCGAACTCAGCGGCGCTCCCCGCAAGGCGCTTTACGGCGGCGATAGCTGA
- the mraY gene encoding phospho-N-acetylmuramoyl-pentapeptide-transferase, with protein MLLELARWLEQLDSLFGLFNYLTFRGILSALTALALSLWWGPAAIRKLAQYKGGQPIRSDGPESHFSKAGTPTMGGGLILLTVLASVLLWGDLRNKYVWVVLAVMVAFGAIGWYDDWIKIVHRDPNGLKSRWKYLLQSIFGLAAGVVLYMTADVPAATTFYIPMFKSLAFPMGAGLIVVAYFWIVGFSNAVNLTDGLDGLAIMPTVLVACALGVFAYASGNAVFSEYLQIPPVPGAGELVIICAAIAGAGLGFLWFNTYPAMVFMGDIGALALGAVLGAIAVIVRQELVLVIMGGVFVIETLSVMIQVASFKLTGKRVFRMAPIHHHFELKGWPEPRVIVRFWIISVVLVLVGLATLKVR; from the coding sequence ATGCTGCTTGAACTGGCGCGTTGGCTCGAGCAACTGGACAGCCTGTTCGGTTTGTTCAACTACCTGACATTCCGCGGCATCCTGAGTGCCTTGACCGCGCTCGCGCTGTCGTTGTGGTGGGGGCCGGCGGCGATCCGCAAACTGGCCCAGTACAAGGGCGGCCAGCCGATCCGCAGCGACGGCCCGGAAAGCCACTTCTCCAAGGCCGGCACCCCGACCATGGGCGGCGGGCTGATCCTGCTGACCGTGCTGGCCTCGGTGCTGCTGTGGGGCGACCTGCGCAACAAGTATGTCTGGGTGGTGCTGGCGGTGATGGTCGCCTTCGGCGCCATCGGCTGGTACGACGACTGGATCAAGATCGTCCACCGCGATCCCAACGGTCTCAAGTCGCGCTGGAAATACCTGCTGCAGTCGATCTTCGGGCTCGCGGCGGGTGTGGTCCTCTATATGACCGCGGATGTCCCGGCGGCCACCACGTTCTACATACCGATGTTCAAGTCGCTCGCCTTCCCGATGGGTGCCGGGCTGATCGTCGTCGCCTACTTCTGGATCGTCGGTTTCTCCAACGCGGTCAACCTGACCGACGGGCTGGACGGCCTGGCGATCATGCCGACCGTGCTGGTCGCCTGCGCGCTGGGCGTGTTCGCCTATGCCTCCGGCAACGCGGTGTTTTCCGAATACCTGCAGATCCCGCCGGTGCCGGGGGCGGGCGAGCTGGTGATCATCTGCGCCGCGATTGCCGGCGCCGGACTGGGATTCCTGTGGTTCAACACCTACCCGGCGATGGTATTCATGGGCGACATCGGCGCGCTGGCGCTGGGCGCGGTGCTGGGGGCGATCGCGGTGATCGTCCGCCAGGAGCTGGTGCTGGTGATCATGGGCGGCGTGTTCGTCATCGAGACGCTCTCGGTGATGATCCAGGTCGCGTCCTTCAAGCTGACCGGCAAGCGCGTGTTCCGCATGGCGCCGATCCACCACCACTTCGAGCTCAAGGGCTGGCCCGAGCCGCGCGTGATCGTGCGCTTCTGGATCATCTCGGTCGTGCTGGTCCTGGTCGGCCTGGCCACGTTGAAGGTGCGCTGA
- a CDS encoding UDP-N-acetylmuramoyl-tripeptide--D-alanyl-D-alanine ligase: MKPLQLSEIARMVGGRLHGDDVVVDAIATDTRKLPASGSALFVALKGENFDGHEHVEAAVQGGVAALLVSRLLEVSVPQVLVADTERALGDFAAAVQRQRSGHVVAITGSNGKTSVKSMLLAILERVAPAYANPGNFNNEIGLPLSVLAAPEDARFSVYEMGAGKPGDIAYLAAIARPDVVLVNNIAPAHLERMGSLLGVADTKAAIYDALPPQGVAVINADDAFAPYFAERAHGRRLVRFGLDASADVTARDVVAGVDGSRFTLVTPDGTVPVTLALRGRHNVRNALAAASLAVGLGVSLEAIAQGLQAAVPVDGRMVARSLGNGATLIDDSYNANPGSLAAAIDTLAAMPGAGWLVMGDMRELGADAEAMHAQAGRQARAAGLQRLFALGSLSAAAAAEFGDGASVHADHAALADALATALAQDALVQAALVQDALIQDQGTPVNVLVKGSRGSAMDRVVTALLSMQRPTGPEDDTDAA; encoded by the coding sequence ATGAAGCCGCTGCAACTATCCGAAATTGCCCGCATGGTCGGCGGCCGCCTGCACGGCGACGACGTCGTGGTGGATGCGATCGCCACCGACACCCGCAAATTGCCGGCCAGTGGAAGCGCGCTGTTCGTCGCGCTGAAGGGCGAGAACTTCGACGGCCACGAGCACGTCGAAGCGGCGGTGCAAGGCGGGGTCGCGGCGCTGCTGGTGTCGCGCCTGCTCGAGGTGTCCGTGCCGCAGGTGCTGGTCGCCGATACGGAGCGCGCGCTGGGCGACTTCGCCGCGGCGGTGCAGCGCCAGCGCAGCGGCCACGTGGTCGCGATCACCGGCAGCAACGGCAAGACCAGCGTCAAGTCGATGCTGCTGGCGATCCTGGAGCGCGTCGCTCCCGCCTACGCCAACCCGGGCAACTTCAACAACGAGATCGGCCTGCCGCTGTCGGTATTGGCCGCGCCCGAAGACGCGCGTTTCTCGGTCTACGAGATGGGCGCGGGCAAGCCGGGCGACATCGCATATCTGGCGGCAATCGCTCGGCCCGACGTGGTTCTGGTGAACAACATCGCGCCGGCCCACCTGGAGCGGATGGGCAGCCTGCTCGGCGTGGCCGATACCAAGGCGGCGATCTATGACGCGCTGCCGCCGCAGGGCGTGGCGGTGATCAACGCCGATGACGCGTTCGCGCCCTATTTTGCCGAGCGCGCGCACGGCCGCCGGCTGGTCCGGTTCGGCCTGGATGCCAGCGCCGATGTGACCGCGCGCGACGTCGTTGCCGGCGTGGACGGATCGCGTTTCACCCTGGTCACGCCGGATGGAACCGTTCCGGTGACGCTTGCCCTGCGCGGGCGTCACAACGTGCGCAATGCGCTGGCTGCCGCGTCGCTGGCCGTCGGACTGGGCGTGTCGCTGGAGGCGATTGCGCAAGGCCTGCAAGCGGCAGTGCCGGTCGATGGCCGCATGGTCGCCCGGTCGTTGGGCAACGGCGCCACCTTGATCGACGACAGCTACAACGCCAATCCCGGCTCGCTGGCAGCCGCGATCGACACGCTGGCGGCGATGCCCGGCGCGGGCTGGCTGGTCATGGGCGATATGCGCGAGCTGGGTGCCGATGCCGAGGCCATGCATGCCCAGGCCGGACGCCAGGCACGGGCCGCGGGCCTGCAGCGGCTGTTTGCGCTGGGCAGCCTGAGCGCCGCCGCGGCTGCGGAATTCGGCGACGGCGCCAGCGTGCATGCCGACCACGCCGCATTGGCCGACGCGCTGGCGACCGCGCTGGCGCAGGACGCGCTGGTGCAGGCCGCGCTGGTGCAGGACGCGCTGATACAGGACCAGGGCACGCCGGTGAACGTGCTGGTGAAGGGTTCCCGCGGCAGCGCGATGGACAGGGTCGTGACGGCATTGCTGTCGATGCAACGCCCCACGGGGCCGGAGGACGATACCGATGCTGCTTGA
- a CDS encoding peptidoglycan D,D-transpeptidase FtsI family protein — protein MALVGGALALCSVALVARALHVQVLNNDFYVRQGDARSLRELPIPTSRGMITDRNGEPLAVSTPVDSLWANPPQLLQHPDRIPQLAQALGVPADELARKLSQRADKEFMYLARRMNPERAKQVLDLGVPGVFNQREFRRFYPQGEAIAHVLGFTNIDDRGQEGLELAFDSWLSGVPGAKRVIRDGQGRIIENVDLIRPAEPGHDLTLTIDRRVQYLAFRELRHALHEAKASAGSAVVLDVDTGEVLAMANLPSYNPNQLDGGGGDTRRNRAVTDVVEPGSTMKPITVGAALTAGTVSLDTVVNTNPGTMRNGRYTISDFRNYGALTVTGVLTKSSNVGAAKLALALPDAGFYEFIHGFGYGNKPGSGFPGEASGLLAAPGQWSGTTKATMSYGYGLSATPLQIAVAYAAIANGGRVIAPTFVKGQRNESTQAMSPEVARQVLTAMQTVTETGGTATLAAILGYHVAGKTGTSRKFSGTGGYSRQYIALFAGVVPVENPRFAMVVVIDDPDASKGHGYGGGAVAAPVFKSVMEGTLRLMDVQPDDIETWLAAQADARDKRLRANGGKPLAGVPVLPQAAQEPEPPVYEPADLPAPVSIGVAP, from the coding sequence ATGGCCCTGGTCGGCGGCGCGCTGGCGCTCTGCTCGGTGGCGCTGGTCGCGCGTGCGCTGCACGTGCAGGTGCTCAACAACGACTTCTACGTGCGCCAGGGCGATGCGCGCTCGCTGCGCGAACTGCCGATCCCGACCTCGCGCGGCATGATCACCGACCGCAACGGCGAGCCGCTGGCGGTCTCCACCCCGGTGGATTCGCTGTGGGCCAATCCGCCGCAACTGCTGCAGCATCCGGACCGCATCCCCCAGCTGGCGCAGGCGCTGGGCGTGCCGGCCGATGAGCTCGCCCGCAAGCTCAGCCAGCGCGCCGACAAGGAGTTCATGTACCTGGCGCGACGGATGAACCCCGAGCGCGCCAAGCAGGTCCTCGATCTGGGCGTGCCTGGCGTGTTCAACCAGCGCGAGTTCCGCCGGTTCTACCCGCAGGGCGAGGCGATTGCCCACGTGCTGGGCTTCACCAACATCGACGACCGCGGCCAGGAAGGCCTGGAGCTGGCCTTCGACAGCTGGCTCAGCGGCGTGCCGGGCGCGAAGCGGGTGATCCGCGACGGCCAGGGCCGGATCATCGAGAACGTCGACCTGATCCGCCCCGCCGAGCCCGGCCACGACCTCACCCTGACCATCGACCGCCGCGTGCAGTACCTGGCGTTCCGCGAGCTGCGCCACGCGCTGCACGAGGCCAAGGCCTCGGCCGGCTCGGCGGTGGTGCTGGACGTGGACACCGGCGAGGTGCTGGCGATGGCCAACCTGCCCAGCTACAACCCCAACCAGCTCGATGGCGGCGGTGGCGACACCCGCCGCAACCGCGCCGTCACCGACGTGGTGGAACCCGGTTCGACCATGAAGCCGATCACCGTCGGCGCCGCGCTGACCGCCGGTACGGTCAGCCTGGACACCGTGGTCAACACCAACCCCGGCACCATGCGCAACGGCCGCTACACCATCAGCGACTTCCGCAACTACGGCGCGCTGACCGTCACCGGCGTGCTGACCAAGAGCTCCAACGTCGGCGCGGCCAAGCTGGCACTGGCGCTGCCGGATGCCGGTTTCTACGAGTTCATCCACGGCTTCGGCTACGGCAACAAGCCCGGCAGCGGGTTCCCGGGTGAAGCCTCCGGGCTGCTGGCCGCGCCGGGCCAGTGGAGCGGCACGACCAAGGCCACCATGTCGTACGGCTATGGCCTGTCGGCCACCCCGCTGCAGATCGCCGTCGCCTACGCGGCGATTGCCAACGGCGGCCGGGTGATCGCGCCGACCTTCGTCAAGGGCCAGCGCAACGAATCCACCCAGGCGATGAGCCCGGAAGTCGCGCGTCAGGTGCTGACGGCGATGCAGACGGTCACCGAGACGGGCGGCACCGCCACCCTTGCGGCGATCCTGGGTTACCACGTCGCCGGCAAGACCGGGACCTCGCGCAAGTTCAGTGGCACCGGTGGCTATTCGCGCCAATACATCGCCCTGTTCGCCGGGGTGGTGCCGGTGGAGAACCCGCGGTTCGCGATGGTCGTGGTGATCGACGATCCCGACGCCAGCAAGGGCCACGGCTACGGCGGCGGTGCGGTCGCCGCGCCGGTCTTCAAGAGCGTCATGGAAGGCACGCTGCGCCTGATGGACGTGCAGCCTGACGATATCGAGACCTGGTTGGCGGCCCAGGCGGACGCGCGCGACAAGCGGCTCCGCGCCAATGGCGGCAAGCCGCTGGCGGGCGTGCCGGTGCTGCCGCAGGCTGCGCAGGAGCCCGAGCCGCCGGTTTACGAGCCCGCCGACCTGCCGGCGCCGGTCAGCATCGGAGTCGCGCCATGA
- a CDS encoding FAD-binding oxidoreductase, with protein sequence MPLPAALQREMADLLGDAWRTDDSERLAYAYDNSRRLALPDAVALPTTTAQVQALVRACRSHRVPVIARGRGTNTTGAAVPIQAGVVVSFERMDRIVDIAPGDRCAVVQPGVINGDLQTALAAHGLFWPPDPTSAGFSTIGGNLACNAGGPRAVKYGASRDNVLALTAVTGAGELIHCGTRTTKGSTGYDLQRLLVGSEGTLALIVEASLRLTPTPVARRALRAIYRDVDSAARAVARLMAQPVTPSMLEFMDASAVRLAREVGGADLPQSAGALLMIEADGDPAHLADDIDSLRRAASGDGLVALDDAADETARAQLWAARKALSPALRTLAPGKINEDVVVPVSRIPELVQGVQQLSVECGLPIVCFGHAGNGNLHVNLMYDPADGDQATRAAATMSRVFALAVALGGTLSGEHGIGLAKRDFMPTAITAPTLALMRQIKTAFDPDGILNPGKLLPP encoded by the coding sequence ATGCCATTGCCTGCCGCACTCCAGCGCGAGATGGCGGATCTGCTCGGCGATGCCTGGCGGACCGATGACAGCGAGCGGCTCGCGTACGCCTACGACAACTCGCGCCGGCTCGCCCTTCCCGATGCGGTCGCATTGCCGACCACCACCGCGCAGGTGCAGGCGCTGGTGCGCGCGTGCCGCAGCCACCGCGTGCCGGTGATCGCGCGCGGCCGCGGCACCAACACCACCGGCGCCGCCGTGCCGATCCAAGCCGGCGTGGTCGTCTCGTTCGAGCGCATGGACCGGATCGTCGACATCGCGCCCGGTGACCGCTGCGCGGTCGTCCAGCCCGGCGTGATCAACGGCGACCTGCAGACCGCCCTCGCCGCGCACGGCCTGTTCTGGCCGCCGGACCCGACCAGTGCCGGGTTCAGCACCATCGGCGGCAACCTGGCCTGCAACGCCGGCGGCCCGCGGGCGGTGAAGTACGGCGCCAGCCGCGACAACGTCCTGGCGCTGACCGCGGTCACCGGCGCGGGCGAGTTGATCCACTGCGGAACGCGCACCACCAAGGGCTCGACCGGCTACGACCTGCAGCGGCTGCTGGTCGGCAGCGAAGGCACCCTGGCCCTGATCGTCGAGGCGTCGCTGCGTTTGACCCCGACACCGGTGGCGCGGCGTGCGCTGCGGGCGATCTACCGCGATGTCGACAGCGCCGCCCGGGCCGTGGCCCGGTTGATGGCGCAGCCGGTCACGCCCTCAATGCTCGAGTTCATGGACGCCAGCGCCGTGCGACTGGCCCGCGAAGTCGGCGGCGCGGACCTTCCCCAATCCGCCGGGGCGCTGCTGATGATCGAGGCGGACGGCGATCCCGCGCACCTGGCCGATGACATCGATTCGTTGCGGCGAGCCGCCTCCGGCGATGGGCTTGTCGCGCTCGACGACGCAGCCGACGAGACCGCTCGGGCGCAGCTCTGGGCAGCACGCAAGGCGCTGTCGCCGGCCCTGCGTACGCTGGCGCCGGGCAAGATCAACGAGGACGTCGTGGTGCCGGTCTCGCGCATCCCGGAACTGGTCCAGGGCGTGCAGCAACTTTCCGTCGAATGCGGGCTGCCCATCGTCTGCTTCGGCCACGCCGGCAACGGCAACCTGCACGTCAACCTGATGTACGACCCGGCCGACGGCGATCAGGCCACACGCGCTGCCGCAACGATGTCGCGCGTGTTTGCGCTGGCGGTCGCGCTCGGCGGCACCCTGTCGGGTGAGCACGGCATCGGGCTGGCCAAGCGCGATTTCATGCCTACCGCGATCACCGCGCCCACCCTGGCGCTGATGCGGCAGATCAAGACGGCATTCGATCCGGACGGGATCCTCAATCCCGGCAAGCTGCTACCGCCGTGA
- a CDS encoding YraN family protein: protein MPATDRRGLGSAVEAAARDHLIDAGLRPVAANANYRLGELDLVMLDGDTLVFIEVRYRRDDRFGGGAASVDFRKQRKLVRAAQLFLQRHPRYADGPCRFDVVEAEGDPAAPRLNWLRDAFRADDC, encoded by the coding sequence GTGCCGGCAACTGACCGCCGCGGTCTCGGATCGGCGGTCGAGGCCGCCGCCCGCGATCACCTGATCGATGCGGGACTGCGCCCGGTCGCCGCCAATGCCAACTACCGGCTGGGCGAGCTGGACCTGGTCATGCTCGACGGCGACACCCTGGTGTTCATCGAGGTGCGCTACCGCCGCGACGACCGCTTCGGTGGGGGCGCGGCCTCGGTGGATTTCCGCAAGCAACGCAAACTGGTGCGGGCCGCGCAGCTGTTCCTGCAGCGCCACCCGCGCTATGCCGACGGGCCCTGCCGCTTCGACGTGGTCGAAGCCGAAGGGGACCCGGCGGCGCCCCGGTTGAACTGGCTGCGCGACGCGTTCCGCGCCGACGATTGCTGA